A single genomic interval of Candidatus Cloacimonadota bacterium harbors:
- a CDS encoding UTP--glucose-1-phosphate uridylyltransferase has product MSSLFTKQMKAAGLPETVIRTFATYYEQLKDGKLGLIPKTQIEPPSAQNVIAHSALSEYRRQSILKHIAVIKLNGGLGTSMGLSGPKSLLPVKGNMNFLDVITRQVLSLRASTGYEVLLLLMNSYSTEAETLEYLEKYPDLKRQKLPVSFLQHKFPRIRQDNLKPYENEDEDKMWNPPGHGDIYAALSASGVLEQMIAEGYRYAFVSNSDNLGATVDTSIPAYMEEHEIHFLMEVCTRTEADKKGGHLCQDKHGQLMLREIAQCPPEELDEFQDIERYNYFNTNNLWIDLKALEWNLITGEGIMPLPLIVNPKTVDNTPIYQLETAMGAAIGVFNGAKALLVPRSRFAPVKKNNDLLAIWSDLYELNDQYQVVLRRGVENIPPIELDQRYYGNIDQLLERFKEGVPSLTGCKSLKVTGDISFGEDVICEGDVSLVAQTPVFVKSKLLSGEIVFRP; this is encoded by the coding sequence ATGTCGAGTCTTTTCACCAAACAAATGAAGGCCGCGGGCTTGCCTGAGACGGTAATCCGAACATTTGCAACCTATTACGAGCAACTGAAAGATGGAAAACTGGGGCTGATTCCCAAAACCCAAATCGAACCCCCTTCAGCCCAGAATGTGATTGCCCATTCCGCGCTTTCCGAATACCGGCGCCAATCCATTTTGAAACACATTGCGGTTATCAAATTGAATGGTGGATTGGGAACCAGCATGGGTTTGAGCGGCCCCAAAAGTCTGCTTCCCGTGAAGGGAAACATGAACTTTTTGGATGTCATCACCAGGCAGGTGCTTTCCCTTCGCGCCAGCACTGGATATGAGGTTTTGCTGCTTTTGATGAACAGTTACAGCACCGAAGCCGAAACGCTGGAATATCTGGAAAAATATCCGGATCTCAAACGCCAGAAGCTGCCTGTATCCTTTTTGCAACACAAGTTTCCCCGCATTCGCCAGGACAACCTCAAACCTTACGAAAATGAGGATGAAGACAAGATGTGGAATCCGCCCGGCCATGGTGATATCTATGCCGCGCTGAGCGCCTCCGGTGTTTTGGAGCAAATGATTGCCGAGGGCTACCGCTATGCCTTCGTTTCCAATTCAGACAACCTGGGCGCCACAGTGGACACCAGCATCCCCGCCTATATGGAAGAACACGAAATCCACTTTTTGATGGAAGTTTGCACCCGCACCGAAGCAGACAAAAAAGGCGGCCACCTCTGTCAGGACAAACACGGCCAGCTCATGCTGCGTGAGATAGCTCAATGTCCGCCTGAGGAACTGGATGAATTTCAGGATATCGAACGCTATAACTATTTCAACACCAACAATTTATGGATTGACCTCAAGGCGCTGGAATGGAACCTCATCACCGGCGAAGGCATCATGCCACTTCCTTTGATTGTAAATCCAAAAACCGTGGACAACACTCCGATTTACCAACTGGAAACGGCTATGGGAGCGGCGATTGGAGTGTTCAATGGCGCCAAGGCTCTCCTGGTTCCGCGGTCCCGCTTCGCGCCGGTGAAGAAAAACAATGACCTCTTGGCAATCTGGAGCGACCTGTATGAACTCAACGACCAATACCAAGTCGTTCTGCGCCGCGGAGTGGAAAACATCCCGCCCATCGAACTTGACCAGCGCTATTATGGCAATATCGACCAGCTTTTGGAACGCTTCAAGGAAGGTGTGCCCTCGCTGACCGGCTGCAAGAGTTTGAAAGTCACTGGTGATATAAGTTTTGGCGAAGACGTGATTTGCGAGGGTGATGTCAGTCTTGTCGCCCAGACACCGGTTTTTGTGAAAAGCAAGCTGCTTTCCGGTGAAATTGTGTTCAGACCCTAA
- a CDS encoding NAD-dependent deacylase, giving the protein MIKINENTKLVVLTGAGISAESGLKTFRDSDGLWENYPVTDVATPEAYQRNPAMVWRFYKERWKQARQAHPNPGHEALARLETWLGQNFSLITQNVDGLHTRAGNSRVIEMHGSLENALCLSCNSRSPMDSINLDPDIPACPKCGASLRPDIVWFGEMPYRMQEIDALLQACDVFMVVGTSGVVYPAAGFVMTASYLGAKTLAVNLEAGEMPHFVDEFHQGKAGEVLPRIVENWMEA; this is encoded by the coding sequence ATGATAAAAATCAATGAAAATACGAAATTGGTGGTTCTCACGGGAGCCGGCATCAGTGCTGAATCCGGGCTGAAAACCTTCCGCGACAGCGATGGACTTTGGGAAAATTATCCCGTCACCGATGTCGCAACTCCTGAGGCCTATCAACGTAATCCCGCAATGGTTTGGCGGTTCTACAAAGAACGCTGGAAACAAGCCCGACAGGCTCACCCCAATCCCGGTCACGAAGCTTTGGCTCGCCTGGAAACCTGGCTTGGACAAAATTTCAGCCTCATCACCCAAAACGTGGATGGACTCCACACCCGGGCTGGAAACTCCCGCGTTATTGAAATGCACGGCAGCCTGGAAAACGCGCTTTGCCTGAGCTGCAATTCCCGCTCTCCGATGGATTCCATCAACCTCGATCCAGATATCCCAGCCTGCCCAAAATGCGGCGCCAGCCTGCGCCCAGACATTGTTTGGTTTGGTGAAATGCCCTATCGCATGCAGGAAATTGACGCCCTTTTGCAAGCCTGCGATGTTTTTATGGTGGTCGGAACCAGCGGAGTGGTTTATCCCGCCGCGGGATTTGTGATGACCGCTTCCTATCTGGGAGCAAAAACCCTCGCTGTGAATCTCGAAGCTGGCGAAATGCCTCATTTTGTGGATGAATTCCATCAAGGAAAAGCGGGTGAAGTGCTTCCCCGCATTGTTGAAAACTGGATGGAAGCATAG
- a CDS encoding urocanate hydratase: MLTRYDMAKPFEVKLDAVLPPDPVFDPQYRRAPNRGLTLSESEIAQALKNALRYIPAEHHEKMAPEFLEELMTRGRIYGYRYRPAGKIWGRPIDEYKGSVSGRAMQVMIDNNLDFDIALYPYELVTYGETGQVCQNWMQYQLIKKYLELMTDEQTLVVQSGHPLGLFPSRKEAPRVISTNGLVIGKWDNPEEFMRLTALGVANYGQMTAGGWMYIGPQGIVHGTFITLLNAGRKYLGIPADKDLAGVLFISSGLGGMSGAQSKAVEIAGGIGVIAEVDYSRIETRHQQGWVGRVSKDPQEIFNWVDEYRAKGEALSIAYHGNIVDLLEYVDTHDIKVELLSDQTSCHAVYEGGYTPAGYDFEAGRALLANDPLKFREAVDASLIRHFNVIQRLDAKGTRFWDYGNSFMASVFDAGAKEIARNGINTSEGFIFPSYVEDIMGPLCFDRGYGPFRWVCLSGRESDLKITDQTARDLIDPSRNSMDRDNHHWISEAHENKLVVGTKARILYADEEGRVRIALRFNQLVREGKIGPVMLGRDHHDTSGTDSPFRETANIRDGSNVMADMATHCFAGNVARGMSLVVLSNGGGVGIGRSINGGNGIVLDGSEYMDKVVASALSWDVIGGVGRRNWACNPNAIETVKTWNDKHGAAGHITVPSEVDTELLQNTLSKHKRG, encoded by the coding sequence ATCCTAACGAGGTATGATATGGCTAAGCCTTTTGAAGTTAAACTCGACGCGGTCCTGCCGCCAGATCCGGTTTTTGACCCACAATACCGCCGCGCGCCCAATCGTGGCCTGACGCTCAGCGAATCCGAAATTGCTCAGGCACTGAAAAACGCCCTGCGCTATATTCCAGCCGAGCATCATGAAAAAATGGCGCCGGAATTTTTGGAAGAACTGATGACCCGCGGGCGTATTTATGGATATAGATACCGCCCCGCTGGCAAAATCTGGGGACGCCCCATTGATGAATACAAGGGCAGCGTTTCAGGTCGCGCCATGCAGGTAATGATTGACAACAACCTCGATTTCGACATCGCCCTATATCCCTACGAATTGGTCACTTATGGTGAAACCGGACAGGTTTGTCAAAACTGGATGCAATATCAGCTCATCAAAAAATATCTGGAACTGATGACCGATGAGCAGACACTGGTGGTGCAATCCGGACATCCTCTGGGTCTTTTTCCCTCCCGCAAAGAAGCGCCGCGCGTGATTTCCACAAACGGTTTGGTGATTGGAAAATGGGACAATCCCGAAGAATTCATGCGTTTGACCGCTTTGGGCGTCGCGAATTATGGTCAAATGACCGCTGGAGGCTGGATGTATATTGGCCCCCAGGGCATCGTTCACGGAACTTTCATCACCCTTTTGAACGCGGGTCGCAAATATCTTGGCATTCCCGCTGACAAAGACTTGGCTGGAGTGCTTTTCATCTCATCCGGACTGGGCGGAATGAGCGGCGCGCAATCCAAAGCGGTGGAAATTGCCGGTGGCATCGGAGTTATCGCGGAAGTGGATTACAGCCGCATCGAAACCAGACACCAGCAAGGCTGGGTGGGACGCGTTTCCAAGGATCCCCAGGAAATTTTCAACTGGGTGGATGAATACCGCGCCAAAGGTGAAGCGCTTTCCATTGCCTACCACGGCAACATCGTTGACCTGTTGGAATATGTGGACACCCACGACATCAAGGTGGAACTGCTTTCCGACCAAACCTCCTGCCACGCGGTCTATGAAGGCGGATACACTCCCGCCGGATACGATTTTGAAGCCGGAAGAGCGCTTTTGGCAAATGACCCGCTCAAATTCCGGGAAGCCGTCGATGCCAGTCTCATCCGTCATTTTAATGTAATCCAGAGGCTTGACGCGAAGGGAACCAGGTTTTGGGATTATGGAAACAGCTTCATGGCTTCGGTTTTCGATGCCGGCGCCAAGGAAATCGCCCGCAACGGCATCAACACCAGCGAAGGCTTCATTTTCCCCTCCTACGTGGAAGACATCATGGGTCCGCTTTGCTTTGACCGGGGTTACGGCCCCTTCCGCTGGGTTTGCCTCAGTGGCAGGGAAAGCGACCTGAAAATCACAGACCAGACGGCAAGGGATTTGATTGACCCCAGCCGAAACTCGATGGACAGAGACAACCACCATTGGATTAGCGAAGCCCACGAAAATAAATTGGTGGTCGGAACCAAGGCGCGCATTCTTTATGCCGATGAAGAAGGCAGGGTACGCATCGCTTTGAGGTTCAACCAGCTTGTGCGCGAAGGCAAAATTGGCCCCGTGATGTTGGGACGCGATCATCACGACACCTCCGGAACAGATTCCCCATTCCGCGAAACTGCCAACATCCGAGACGGCAGCAACGTTATGGCAGATATGGCGACCCACTGTTTTGCGGGAAACGTTGCCCGTGGCATGAGTTTGGTGGTGCTTTCCAACGGCGGCGGAGTTGGAATTGGACGCAGCATAAATGGTGGAAACGGCATTGTTTTGGACGGCAGCGAATATATGGACAAGGTAGTGGCTTCCGCGCTTTCCTGGGACGTGATAGGTGGAGTGGGCAGACGCAACTGGGCTTGCAATCCCAACGCCATCGAAACCGTTAAAACATGGAACGACAAACACGGCGCTGCAGGCCACATAACCGTTCCCAGCGAAGTGGACACAGAACTTTTACAAAACACTCTTTCCAAACACAAGCGAGGATGA
- a CDS encoding T9SS type A sorting domain-containing protein: MSYTMSQPSLKVSEEYTFVKLDGAQSWGESGEPELPWFGTKILLNPGEEAFDIEVRLSQPQVFSLERPIAPIQPQYPLSCQIQHPRTLPNPDIYESADIWPEIAHNGVNTHFLSGHPINFSAVCPFQYDAQNSELTFFRQIDVTVRTAQGSRASAALSLLKQDAYIRSQLESSVDNRVDIPKYSSRENGFEYLIIHDESKFDQWQPIKEFHNQRGMNVMMKSVQEIQSGFTGQDLQEKIRNCIIDVYESNPLRHVLLAGDTDVIPHRGFYVNMGSGAEYVDYDIPADMYYSCLDGNWNSNGNDLWGEPAEADLVPELSIGRFCYNNDAEIENFIHKTISYMTQPVVADAKTSLFVGEWLWDGPTWGGDYMDEMIGGSSMNGYTTVGVPTDWNISTLYDRTYGQADSWTGSQIRPLLSQGPNLVNHLGHSFTNYCMRLNNQAVTASNITNNGINQNYSIYFTQGCYAGSFDNRETNAGQYTSDCITEKFTSISTSAVAMISHSRYGWGMQGSTDGASQKIHRQYIDAIFGEDLRELGFVLADSKVDNIPFMSNSPVMYWVVYETNLFGDPALMVWGDTPQEMSVQLPSYWAVGLNNYQILTNAPGATLRLKNGDELLWESEADYTGMVNISLIQSLTPGDYQISIIANDFFAFNETINVIATDQPYVVASSVDYLDDDGLYHTGELIDLTVTIQNVGLIDQINPGTLRLESNSPNISVLNSSCGFDPLNASETQTIEGFFKIRISGEYPDKHIASMNFVTTFDSHEAVTPITLMLNAPKIKLDAYEFVGSNLMIMPGDNPSLNLIVSNSGSGHAFSPMLIMFSDNPLISLSAFDVGLDPIYSDDFIFCESVIDIGVSEDMPIGSSANVGYLITAENGNILEGVFTIYVGNQKYSFENEQHGWISYPPLANFSDQWHRDDHRNFTPNGSWSMKFGGAGSTDYAGSAHGALESPVIPLGLNGRLFFHHWMDAEVHTNSTHAWDGGLVELSIDDGPWVQIEPVGGYPRRIYNNPASPFAADTYVYSGSFGWTQAEFDLSQYTGNARVRFVFGSDAYVTGEGWYIDDVYIESEFIVAADDPVQTLRFELFGNYPNPFNPSTTIRFDLPRPAAVSLDVFNLRGQKIRSLVDSELPAGTHTAVWNGQDDQGRPVSSGVYLYRLSDSKSETTRKMMLMK; this comes from the coding sequence AGAATACACATTTGTGAAACTGGATGGCGCCCAGAGTTGGGGCGAGTCCGGAGAACCCGAACTGCCCTGGTTTGGAACCAAAATCCTGCTGAATCCCGGTGAGGAAGCTTTCGACATTGAGGTCAGGCTCAGCCAGCCCCAGGTTTTTTCGCTGGAGCGACCCATCGCGCCGATTCAGCCCCAGTATCCGCTTTCCTGCCAGATTCAGCATCCGCGCACCCTGCCGAATCCTGACATCTACGAAAGTGCCGATATTTGGCCTGAAATCGCCCACAACGGGGTCAATACCCATTTCCTGAGCGGGCATCCCATAAACTTTTCCGCTGTTTGCCCCTTCCAATATGATGCCCAAAACTCTGAACTGACTTTTTTCCGTCAGATTGATGTGACCGTGCGCACCGCTCAAGGTTCCAGAGCCAGCGCGGCTTTGAGCCTTCTGAAACAGGATGCCTACATTCGCAGTCAGTTGGAAAGCTCTGTGGACAACCGCGTCGATATTCCAAAATATTCCTCCCGCGAAAACGGCTTTGAATATCTCATCATTCACGATGAATCAAAATTCGACCAATGGCAGCCCATTAAAGAGTTTCACAACCAGCGTGGGATGAATGTCATGATGAAATCCGTCCAGGAAATCCAGAGCGGCTTCACCGGCCAAGACCTTCAGGAAAAAATCCGCAATTGCATCATCGATGTTTATGAAAGCAACCCCCTGCGCCACGTGCTTTTAGCTGGCGATACAGACGTGATTCCCCACCGCGGATTTTATGTAAATATGGGCAGCGGAGCAGAATATGTGGACTACGATATCCCCGCCGACATGTATTATAGCTGCCTGGATGGAAACTGGAACTCAAATGGAAACGATCTTTGGGGCGAACCTGCCGAAGCGGATTTGGTTCCCGAGCTTTCCATTGGACGTTTTTGCTATAACAACGATGCCGAAATCGAAAACTTCATCCATAAAACCATCAGCTATATGACTCAACCTGTGGTCGCGGATGCAAAAACCTCACTTTTCGTGGGAGAATGGCTTTGGGATGGTCCCACCTGGGGTGGGGATTACATGGATGAAATGATTGGTGGAAGCTCCATGAACGGCTACACAACTGTTGGAGTGCCAACAGATTGGAACATCAGCACCCTCTACGACAGAACCTACGGTCAGGCTGATTCCTGGACCGGAAGCCAGATTCGCCCTCTGCTGAGCCAGGGCCCCAACCTTGTGAACCACTTGGGACACTCGTTCACGAACTATTGCATGCGTCTGAATAACCAGGCTGTCACCGCAAGCAACATCACCAATAACGGCATCAATCAAAACTATTCAATCTATTTCACGCAAGGCTGCTATGCCGGCTCTTTTGATAACCGCGAAACCAACGCTGGTCAATATACTTCGGATTGCATCACGGAAAAATTCACCAGCATTTCCACCTCCGCGGTGGCCATGATTTCTCATTCCCGCTACGGTTGGGGTATGCAAGGTTCCACTGATGGAGCCTCTCAAAAAATCCACCGTCAGTATATTGATGCCATTTTTGGCGAAGATTTGCGAGAGCTGGGTTTTGTTTTGGCAGACAGCAAGGTGGACAATATACCCTTCATGTCCAACTCACCCGTGATGTATTGGGTTGTTTATGAAACAAATCTTTTTGGAGACCCTGCTCTGATGGTTTGGGGTGACACGCCTCAGGAAATGAGCGTTCAGCTTCCTTCCTACTGGGCTGTTGGTTTGAACAATTACCAAATCCTCACCAACGCGCCCGGCGCCACTCTCAGATTGAAAAACGGTGATGAACTGCTTTGGGAATCCGAAGCGGACTACACCGGCATGGTAAATATCTCGCTGATTCAATCCCTCACGCCTGGTGACTATCAAATCAGCATTATCGCGAACGACTTTTTTGCCTTCAACGAAACCATCAACGTGATTGCCACCGACCAACCCTACGTGGTTGCCTCCAGCGTGGATTATCTTGATGATGACGGTCTTTACCACACCGGCGAACTCATCGACCTCACCGTTACCATCCAAAACGTGGGTCTGATTGACCAGATTAACCCTGGAACCCTTCGCCTGGAAAGCAACTCACCCAATATCAGCGTCTTGAACAGCAGCTGCGGATTCGACCCCCTGAACGCCTCTGAAACCCAGACCATCGAAGGTTTTTTCAAAATCCGCATCAGCGGAGAATATCCCGATAAACATATAGCCAGCATGAATTTTGTGACCACCTTCGATTCCCACGAAGCTGTCACACCTATAACCTTGATGTTGAACGCCCCAAAAATCAAACTGGACGCCTATGAATTTGTCGGTTCCAACCTCATGATTATGCCCGGAGACAATCCCAGCCTGAATCTCATTGTCAGCAACAGCGGCAGCGGTCATGCCTTCTCCCCCATGCTCATCATGTTTTCAGACAACCCGCTCATCAGCCTTTCAGCTTTCGATGTCGGCTTGGATCCCATTTATTCCGATGATTTCATTTTCTGTGAAAGCGTCATAGACATTGGGGTTTCCGAAGATATGCCCATCGGAAGCTCTGCAAACGTTGGCTATCTCATCACTGCCGAAAACGGAAATATCCTGGAAGGCGTGTTCACAATCTACGTTGGCAACCAAAAATATAGCTTTGAAAATGAGCAGCATGGGTGGATAAGCTATCCACCGCTGGCAAATTTCTCCGATCAATGGCATCGTGATGACCATCGCAACTTCACCCCCAACGGCTCATGGTCCATGAAATTTGGTGGAGCCGGATCGACAGATTATGCCGGTTCTGCTCATGGCGCTCTGGAAAGCCCGGTGATTCCGCTGGGTCTGAATGGACGTTTGTTTTTCCATCACTGGATGGATGCGGAAGTCCACACAAACTCCACCCACGCCTGGGATGGAGGCTTGGTTGAACTCAGCATTGATGATGGTCCCTGGGTGCAAATTGAGCCTGTGGGCGGCTATCCGCGCAGGATTTACAACAACCCCGCATCGCCTTTTGCCGCAGATACTTATGTCTATTCCGGCTCCTTCGGATGGACTCAGGCAGAATTCGACCTTTCACAATACACTGGAAACGCGCGTGTGCGCTTCGTTTTCGGTTCCGATGCTTATGTCACCGGCGAAGGTTGGTATATCGATGACGTTTACATTGAAAGCGAATTCATTGTTGCCGCTGATGATCCTGTCCAGACCCTTCGTTTCGAGCTTTTTGGAAACTATCCCAATCCATTTAATCCAAGCACAACCATACGCTTTGACCTACCCCGTCCTGCCGCTGTGAGTCTCGATGTTTTCAACCTCCGTGGCCAAAAAATCCGCAGCCTTGTGGATTCTGAACTCCCGGCGGGAACACACACCGCGGTTTGGAACGGTCAAGACGATCAGGGACGCCCAGTTTCCAGCGGGGTTTACCTCTATCGTCTGAGCGATTCCAAGAGCGAAACAACCAGGAAAATGATGTTAATGAAATGA
- a CDS encoding dihydrofolate reductase codes for MKNTQLSIIVAVDRNMLIGKNGTLPWHIPEDLRYFKQKTMGHPILMGKNTWLGLQGPLPGRLNLVLTRDKDFQAQGATVCHSVEDCLCHCDEGECFITGGAQVFRLFLPLISKIYLTRIEAEFEGDAYFPEFNLEEWELIKSKELLSKTGYKLTFNEYIRKAPALPTLDS; via the coding sequence ATGAAAAACACCCAACTTTCCATCATTGTGGCGGTTGACCGCAATATGCTCATCGGCAAAAATGGAACCCTGCCTTGGCATATTCCAGAGGATCTGCGCTATTTCAAGCAAAAAACCATGGGTCATCCCATCCTGATGGGTAAAAACACCTGGCTGGGTTTGCAGGGCCCTCTGCCGGGGCGCTTGAACCTTGTCCTCACCCGGGATAAAGATTTCCAAGCCCAGGGCGCCACAGTTTGCCACAGTGTGGAGGATTGCCTCTGCCATTGCGATGAAGGAGAATGTTTCATCACTGGCGGCGCGCAGGTTTTCCGGCTTTTTTTGCCTCTGATTTCCAAAATATACCTCACTCGCATTGAAGCTGAATTTGAGGGTGACGCCTATTTTCCTGAGTTCAATCTCGAGGAATGGGAGCTTATAAAAAGCAAGGAATTACTCTCCAAAACCGGATACAAGCTCACTTTCAATGAATATATCAGGAAGGCACCTGCCCTCCCCACTCTTGACTCCTGA